From a single Rutidosis leptorrhynchoides isolate AG116_Rl617_1_P2 chromosome 5, CSIRO_AGI_Rlap_v1, whole genome shotgun sequence genomic region:
- the LOC139847405 gene encoding uncharacterized protein, protein MNQQLKKSNSNGPLTSDDQQKMINEVRETIKNLKSIEKMKSHTPDEFSRYCSDASLARYLRARNWNVKKAIKMLEASLVWRIHYNPEQIQWEHIAAEAETGKIYRSSYKDKNGRVVLVMRPRFQNSTSIKGQVKYLVYCMENAILNLRADQEQMIWLIDFHEFKLSNISIKSTKETAFILQEQYPERLGLAILYNPPKFFEPFYKVVKRFLEPKTANKVKFVYSDDPNTKTIMENLFCMDELESAFGGKGEEGFEIKKYAETMKEDDAKRIALYGGQNIPEPNPNPNHNPEAERATDTKYVNGVNEEEILAEARKIEGA, encoded by the exons ATGAATCAACAGTTGAAGAAATCAAACTCCAATGGCCCATTGACCTCAGATGATCAGCAGAAAATG ATCAATGAGGTGCGCGAGACGATTAAAAACCTCAAATCAATTGAGAAGATGAAATCGCACACTCCTGACGAGTTTTCTCGCTATTGTTCTGATGCATCACTAGCAAGATATTTAAGAGCACGAAATTGGAACGTTAAAAAGGCTATAAAAATGCTCGAAGCATCTTTGGTATGGAGAATTCACTATAACCCTGAACAGATTCAATGG GAACATATTGCTGCCGAGGCTGAAACTGGAAAAATCTACAGGTCGAGTTATAAGGACAAAAATGGGAGGGTTGTTCTTGTTATGAGACCTAGATTCCAG AACTCAACATCGATAAAAGGACAAGTAAAGTACTTGGTGTATTGCATGGAAAATGCTATATTAAATTTGCGTGCGGATCAAGAACAAATGATATGGTTGATTGATTTTCATGAATTCAAGTTGTCTAATATATCGATAAAGTCGACAAAGGAAACTGCTTTTATTTTACAAGAACAATATCCTGAGAGGCTCGGTTTAGCCATTCTTTACAACCCACCTAAGTTCTTTGAACCGTTTTATAAG GTGGTGAAGCGGTTCCTAGAGCCCAAGACTGCAAACAAAGTGAAATTTGTATACTCTGATGATCCTAATACTAAAACCATAATGGAAAACTTGTTTTGCATGGATGAACTCGAGTCTGCATTTGGTGGAAAAGGAGAAGAAGGTTTCGAGATCAAAAAATATGCAGAGACGATGAAAGAAGATGATGCAAAGAGGATTGCTCTTTATGGAGGACAAAACATCCCCGAGCCTAATCCTAACCCTAACCATAATCCCGAAGCAGAAAGAGCAACGGATACAAAATATGTAAACGGAGTTAACGAAGAAGAAATATTGGCTGAGGCTCGAAAGATTGAGGGGGCCTAA
- the LOC139848426 gene encoding uncharacterized protein, producing the protein MNQQLKKSNSNGPLTSDDQQKMINEVRETIKNLKSLEKMKSHTPDQFSRYCSDASVARYLRARNWNVKKAIKMLESSLVWRINYKPEQILWEHVAAEAETGKIYRSSYKDKNGRVVLVMRPRFQNSTSIKGQVKYLVYCMENAILNLPVDQEQMIWLIDFHEFKLSNISIKSTKETAFILQEQYPERLGLAILYNPPKFFEPFYKVVKPFLEPKTANKVKFVYSDDPNTKTIMENLFCMDELESAFGGKGEEGFEIKKYAETMKDDDLKRVALHGGQNIPEPNPDPNPNPEAERATDTKYVNGVNEEEMLAEARKIEGA; encoded by the exons ATGAATCAACAGTTAAAGAAATCAAACTCGAATGGCCCATTAACCTCAGATGATCAACAAAAAATG ATCAATGAGGTGCGCGAGACGATTAAAAACCTCAAATCACTTGAGAAGATGAAATCGCACACCCCTGACCAGTTTTCTCGTTATTGTTCTGATGCATCAGTAGCAAGATATTTAAGAGCACGAAATTGGAACGTTAAAAAAGCTATAAAAATGCTCGAATCATCTTTGGTTTGGAGAATTAACTATAAACCTGAACAGATTCTGTGG GAACACGTTGCTGCAGAGGCTGAAACTGGGAAAATTTACAGGTCGAGTTATAAGGACAAAAATGGGAGGGTTGTTCTTGTTATGAGACCTAGATTCCAG AACTCAACGTCAATAAAAGGACAAGTAAAGTACTTGGTGTATTGCATGGAGAATGCTATATTGAATTTGCCTGTAGATCAAGAACAAATGATATGGTTGATTGATTTTCATGAATTTAAGTTGTCTAATATATCGATAAAATCGACAAAGGAGACGGCTTTTATTTTACAAGAACAATATCCAGAGAGGCTCGGTTTAGCCATTCTTTACAACCCACCTAAGTTCTTTGAACCGTTTTATAAG GTGGTGAAGCCTTTTCTAGAGCCCAAGACTGCAAACAAAGTGAAATTTGTATACTCTGATGATCCTAATActaaaaccattatggaaaacttaTTTTGCATGGATGAACTCGAGTCTGCATTTGGTGGAAAAGGCGAAGAAGGTTTTGAGATCAAAAAATATGCAGAGACAATGAAAGATGATGATTTAAAGAGGGTTGCTCTTCATGGAGGACAAAACATCCCCGAGCCTAATCCTGATCCTAACCCTAATCCCGAAGCTGAAAGAGCAACGGATACAAAATATGTTAACGGAGTTAATGAAGAAGAAATGTTGGCTGAGGCTCGAAAGATTGAGGGGGCCTAA